The Streptomyces sp. NBC_01275 genome has a segment encoding these proteins:
- a CDS encoding universal stress protein, whose amino-acid sequence MLRTITVGLDGSSESRAAAEWAAREAKLRDLPLKIVHVWEPVPEPMAQAPLLGGETQQHWTERIPREAAEGIGLRHPDVEVISEQLSGHPGDVLAEAAKSAELLVLGSRGLGGISGFMVGSVSLSAVAHADRPVVLVRALEAAADEHELDPAGVPSAATPFRPVILGLDVEHPDETLIEFAFDAAERRATSLRVVHGWNPPPYYAYGMPVNPALHQALALGDAQALTEALRPWRQKYPDVEVVEESRYGSAAVEVVDASREASLVVVGRRIRRSSFGAHIGHVTHAVLHHSTAPVAVVPHG is encoded by the coding sequence ATGCTCCGCACCATCACCGTAGGCCTCGACGGCTCGTCCGAGAGCCGGGCCGCCGCGGAATGGGCGGCTCGCGAAGCGAAGCTGCGCGACCTGCCGCTGAAGATCGTCCACGTCTGGGAGCCGGTCCCGGAGCCGATGGCTCAGGCGCCTCTCCTGGGAGGCGAGACCCAGCAGCACTGGACCGAGCGGATTCCCCGGGAAGCGGCGGAGGGCATCGGCCTGCGCCACCCGGACGTCGAGGTGATCAGCGAGCAGCTCTCCGGACACCCCGGCGACGTCCTCGCCGAGGCGGCGAAGAGCGCCGAGCTGCTCGTCCTGGGCTCCCGCGGCCTCGGCGGAATCAGCGGGTTCATGGTCGGCTCCGTGAGCCTGTCCGCCGTCGCGCACGCGGACCGCCCCGTCGTACTGGTCCGTGCGCTGGAAGCGGCGGCCGACGAGCACGAGTTGGACCCGGCGGGGGTTCCCTCCGCCGCGACGCCCTTCCGGCCCGTGATCCTCGGACTCGACGTCGAGCACCCGGACGAGACGCTGATCGAGTTCGCCTTCGACGCCGCCGAGCGCCGCGCGACGTCCCTGAGGGTCGTCCACGGCTGGAACCCGCCGCCCTATTACGCCTACGGCATGCCCGTCAACCCCGCCCTGCACCAGGCACTGGCCCTCGGCGACGCCCAGGCGCTGACCGAGGCGCTGCGACCCTGGCGGCAGAAGTACCCGGACGTCGAGGTCGTCGAGGAGTCCCGCTACGGAAGCGCGGCCGTCGAGGTCGTGGACGCCTCCCGCGAGGCCTCCCTCGTCGTCGTGGGCCGGCGCATCCGCCGCAGCTCGTTCGGCGCCCACATCGGCCATGTCACGCACGCCGTCCTGCACCACTCCACCGCCCCCGTCGCCGTCGTCCCCCACGGCTGA
- the adhP gene encoding alcohol dehydrogenase AdhP, translating into MKAAVVRAFGEPLVIEERPDPEPGPGQVRVRVEASGLCHTDIHAAHGDWPVKPNPPFVPGHEGVGLVEALGEGVTHLSVGQRVAVPWLGKACGRCEHCLSGWETLCEQQVNTGYGCDGGYAEKMVAWADFAQPVPDGITALEAAPLTCAGVTTYKALKVADVKPTQLVAISGVGGLGHLAVQYAKIAGATVAAIDVTDEKLELAAELGADIVIDARKENVGEVLKRHGGAHAAIALAVNDAAFEAVNAGLRRGGKLVMVALPAHGTVRVPIFDTVLNGTSVIGSIVGTRQDLAEVFQLHAAGRTKVIYEARPLASVNDSIDEVLRGEVKARIVFDLDTGR; encoded by the coding sequence ATGAAGGCAGCGGTCGTACGAGCGTTCGGCGAGCCCCTGGTCATCGAGGAGCGCCCCGACCCCGAGCCCGGCCCCGGCCAGGTCCGCGTCCGGGTGGAGGCGTCCGGGCTGTGCCACACCGACATCCATGCGGCCCACGGCGACTGGCCGGTCAAGCCGAACCCGCCGTTCGTCCCCGGACACGAGGGCGTCGGCCTGGTGGAGGCGCTCGGCGAGGGCGTCACCCACCTGTCCGTCGGGCAGCGGGTCGCCGTCCCGTGGCTCGGCAAGGCGTGCGGGCGGTGCGAGCACTGCCTGTCCGGCTGGGAGACGCTGTGCGAGCAGCAGGTCAACACCGGCTACGGCTGCGACGGCGGGTACGCCGAAAAGATGGTGGCCTGGGCCGACTTCGCGCAGCCCGTGCCCGACGGGATCACCGCCCTGGAGGCCGCCCCGCTGACCTGCGCGGGCGTGACGACGTACAAGGCACTCAAAGTCGCCGACGTCAAGCCCACGCAGCTAGTCGCGATCTCCGGCGTCGGCGGCCTCGGCCACCTCGCCGTGCAGTACGCGAAGATCGCCGGAGCCACGGTGGCCGCGATCGACGTCACCGACGAGAAGCTCGAGCTGGCCGCCGAACTCGGCGCGGACATCGTCATCGACGCCCGCAAGGAGAACGTCGGCGAGGTGCTCAAGCGGCACGGCGGCGCCCACGCGGCCATCGCGCTCGCGGTGAACGACGCGGCCTTCGAGGCCGTCAACGCCGGGCTGCGGCGCGGCGGCAAGCTGGTCATGGTGGCCCTGCCCGCACACGGCACGGTCCGGGTGCCCATCTTCGACACCGTCCTGAACGGCACCTCGGTGATCGGCTCGATCGTCGGCACCCGGCAGGACCTCGCCGAGGTCTTCCAGCTGCACGCGGCCGGCCGCACCAAGGTCATCTACGAGGCCCGCCCGCTCGCCTCCGTCAACGACTCCATCGACGAGGTGCTGCGCGGCGAGGTCAAGGCCCGGATCGTCTTCGACCTGGACACGGGACGGTGA
- a CDS encoding universal stress protein: MDRPIVVGVDGSEPSLRAVDWAADEAALRGAPLRLVYASLWERYEGESLAADLDKPSEQVTAEDIVRVAAQRARLRRPDVEISTGVLPEEPEYALVREGHDACALVLGTRGRSGFVEMLLGSVSLAVAAYADCPVIVLRGSHDNQVSAGRRGRVVVGVGEKSTDSAALRFAVQEARLRHATLDAVRAWRCPAHESTDHPLLSGEPARLHEQHAAEVLEKALKETPPDVELRRRTEEGPARRVLLAASHEADLLVVGARRNPGHLGLQLGRVAHAVLHHSACAVAVVPERA, from the coding sequence GTGGACCGCCCGATCGTCGTAGGCGTGGACGGCTCCGAGCCGAGCCTGCGGGCCGTCGACTGGGCGGCCGACGAGGCCGCCCTGCGCGGAGCCCCGCTGCGGCTGGTGTACGCCTCCCTCTGGGAACGGTACGAGGGAGAGTCCCTCGCGGCGGACCTCGACAAGCCGTCCGAGCAGGTCACGGCCGAGGACATCGTGCGGGTCGCCGCGCAGCGGGCCCGCCTGCGCCGGCCCGACGTCGAGATCTCCACCGGCGTGCTGCCCGAGGAGCCCGAGTACGCCCTCGTGCGCGAGGGACACGACGCCTGCGCCCTGGTGCTCGGCACCCGCGGTCGCAGCGGCTTCGTCGAGATGCTCCTCGGGTCGGTCAGCCTGGCCGTCGCCGCCTACGCCGACTGCCCGGTGATCGTGCTGCGCGGCAGCCACGACAACCAGGTGAGCGCCGGGAGGCGCGGCCGCGTCGTGGTGGGCGTGGGCGAGAAGAGCACGGACTCCGCCGCCCTGCGCTTCGCCGTGCAGGAGGCGAGGCTGCGCCACGCGACCCTGGACGCCGTACGCGCCTGGCGGTGCCCGGCGCACGAGAGCACCGACCACCCGCTGCTCTCCGGTGAACCCGCGCGACTGCACGAGCAGCACGCCGCCGAGGTTCTGGAGAAGGCGCTGAAGGAGACGCCGCCGGACGTGGAACTGCGCCGGCGCACGGAGGAGGGCCCGGCCCGCAGGGTCCTTCTGGCCGCTTCGCACGAGGCCGACCTGCTGGTGGTCGGCGCCCGGCGCAACCCAGGACACCTCGGACTCCAGTTGGGGCGCGTCGCCCACGCGGTGCTGCACCACTCCGCCTGCGCGGTCGCGGTCGTGCCCGAGCGGGCGTGA